The Pyrenophora tritici-repentis strain M4 chromosome 2, whole genome shotgun sequence genome window below encodes:
- a CDS encoding Myosin-tail-1 domain containing protein has translation MNPLGARDSPHPEIVELLTEETSRDTRPSTTEHRNPALGVPRFMRETAATMNRSRMDESHENSAPEQPSRATAPTSQTKETLERRASGLPRAHGKNNLFDRDVRIPGRYPSLGHTDSVQQPLDISDDSDDELPTTITTRKKGVAFIDHRADLSSPLGIRYPLMSEQRRYSRQSQAEVDTDYFSEAWLSPGPAASLEPLVEHAYERAQFERQPSTSYVIPREDNVTTFDLWENDAQGNPQRKDSLHTTPIGHTNNDQSKALNRLYDQIRDMWRDLGNERKHSDQLGEQLLARDKVIENLHSKDQETQDILEGYKGDVADTQAVLKNCQDQLQSSVATVARLTEELRDARGSAHEDYQQAQNQAENLAARKSAYKDKYRQEHDAHRATLENMKKLQAKLKQATAKVSRSARRGHTGPSPPDSSDSEGDDANSPLPALSRQGQRGTQSTKNRYSDDEEYDHRRHPRPKKPEPEAFSGNGTTSADYLKWKMDVTDWFADYPYEFASETKKLSYIRQKTKDKAFGCLQHGYLEPGAEFAHSNEAWSILDSVYKSLNTSIEAQSWYESLNSTMKPTESMGEYIARFNVGTSALRWPDTLKIQFMRNRLPVWWRDMTAMKVLESSLTYLDFCQTLRLLEQSNPQRATTTGNRRGNQSLEGGGAAEQAAISPLPLTDPGTVKVLRHLNRCFNCLKKNHTFKATGGYCSKEPVASFDSYPEVQDALEKAIANNGVPVGEPARPKVKGAAASGPPRHEKPPPVQPPAHPLIPPAPSVEDSEEEEELHPNRFVDDSLTLALSPTVEVSSDDESDPDPTLQAIANRVKALKQQSQTGSRITVSAIAAAAIRGDKYQPLVGQQLVFKGIISSHRSSPQHVEIMGDTGCASLFIDSSHARAHKYDLISLSQPATLELADGSLVAGVTHMARVTVTFGTHTEDVLAYVTKLSGVQMILGTPWFQTHEPRVNWKDMSLSFDSEHCLINCIHDHRPCHTQSSRHHKQPLPQVPDPCRKVARHPKAPPPIDVAFISSRVAAAAVCHDQDICITSYDEIGRIAELSDKEWEDTQHLRAAGAKPGGGIRICVDYRGLNAHTVKNRNAPPLIRDMLAKLSKSRYFSKVDVIAAFNKIRIKEEHKHLSAFITPYGLYQYTVMPFGMCNSPGTFQAYINDVLHEYLDEFCMAYLDDVIIFSETLDQHEKHLVQVVSRLADAGLPMDILKSDFITTEVKFLGLIITADGIKMDPDKVSAIQDWKLPQSLKDVQAFLGFANFYRRFIRGFSDIAKPLTHLTKGDPKLFKMTKEAERSFLALKVAFCSDVVLAHFDPDLKTIVETDASDYVYAAVLSQVQPDGSVRPVAYLSKKMSPTECNYEIYDKELLAIVRAFEEWRPELAGVPEAVEVLTDHRGLEYFRSKRNLNRRQARWAEFLEEFDFRIQYRPGKQGTKPDSLTRRTGDLPDSVTDDRVQHQCQTILGSNRWGGSYAAVRLAGVCLGDNPCDLGSVLTLMQESGEGASLSTSTMLVGLARFSLKGTHDPYDDIEGADDRPLDDVLLELCLSDPRLRDVKTALASNDRRIPHYLIAEGIRMELADLEASNDGKLFIGNGRLVVPFSEKLRTRIIAHIHNSLPGGHGGRTTTYQQVSQWYYWQGMTNTIARFTNNCLTCKRSKVNRTAKHSLLHPLPVPTQYWDDISIDFITPLPKSTWCGHSYQHIMVVVDRLSKMKKFIAMENLEVPTVVDKFMEYIWKEEGYPRTLVSDRGRQFTSHFWNRLCAQVGTHPKLSTSHHPETDGQTENANADLKQYLRAYVNYLQTDWAQLLPLAEFEANSAISTATGLSPFLATKGRQPRSGLEPAHLLRPLNNHPTIAQQQRNADALAQRIDTTRTFLRQQILWAQDKMKEFADANRYPAPRFDVGDWVMLNARHIKTERPVKSLDHKNIGPYQITRVIDNMAYELDLPPQLKAIFPAFHPWLLQPYEDDALPGQPRPGDAAPPEVHLGNDGVTEYVVSQVLDSRIRRNLVDPHTGERGLLQYKVEWVGDDQSEPWQPYHNLRSCKESVQDFHSRNPGRPGPHATFHDYDDDGQLAIALLQLLDSKYSNKFAPQSEL, from the exons ATGAACCCTCTGGGGGCTCGTGACTCCCCTCACCCCGAGATCGTGGAACTCCTCACTGAGGAGACATCGCGCGATACTCGCCCCAGCACTACAGAACACCGAAATCCTGCCCTCGGCGTCCCTCGTTTCATGCGAGAGACGGCCGCAACCATGAACCGCTCCCGTATGGACGAGAGCCACGAGAACTCAGCCCCCGAACAGCCTTCGCGTGCGACGGCGCCCACCTCCCAGACCAAAGAAACCCTAGAGCGTCGCGCCAGCGGCCTCCCCCGAGCACACGGCAAGAACAACCTCTTCGACAGGGACGTACGCATTCCAGGACGCTACCCCTCCCTCGGCCACACCGATAGTGTACAGCAGCCACTGGACATTTCCGACGACTCTGACGACGAGCTTCCGACCACAATCACTACGCGCAAGAAGGGCGTGGCCTTCATAGACCATCGCGCCGACTTGAGCAGCCCATTGGGCATACGCTACCCATTAATGAGCGAGCAACGCCGCTACTCGCGCCAGTCTCAGGCCGAAGTCGACACTGATTATTTTTCTGAAGCGTGGCTCTCACCTGGACCCGCCGCGTCCTTAGAACCCCTAGTTGAACACGCCTACGAGCGTGCGCAATTCGAGCGACAGCCCTCTACGTCCTACGTCATTCCTCGCGAGGATAACGTGACCACCTTCGACCTCTGGGAGAACGATGCGCAAGGCAACCCCCAACGCAAAGATTCTCTCCACACTACGCCTATCGGACATACGAATAATGACCAGTCTAAGGCGTTGAACAGACTATATGATCAAATCCGCGATATGTGGAGAGACCTCGGCAACGAGCGCAAACACAGCGATCAGTTAGGCGAACAGCTTCTCGCAAGAGACAAGGTCATCGAAAACCTCCACAGCAAGGATCAAGAAACCCAAGATATCCTTGAGGGTTACAAGGGCGACGTCGCTGACACACAGGCTGTCCTTAAGAACTGCCAGGACCAACTTCAGTCTTCCGTCGCTACAGTTGCACGCCTAACCGAGGAGCTCCGCGACGCGCGCGGAAGCGCTCACGAAGACTACCAGCAGGCCCAGAACCAGGCAGAGAACCTCGCCGCCCGCAAATCGGCCTACAAGGACAAATACCGACAGGAGCACGACGCCCACCGAGCCACATTAGAGAATATGAAGAAACTCCAGGCTAAGCTAAAACAGGCTACAGCCAAGGTTTCTAGGTCAGCCAGGCGCGGCCACACAGGCCCTTCCCCCCCAGACTCATCGGACTCTGAAGGCGACGATGCCAACAGTCCTCTACCAGCCCTCTCTCGCCAAGGTCAGCGCGGCACTCAGTCTACGAAAAATCGATACTCCGATGACGAAGAGTACGATCACCGTCGCCACCCCCGCCCAAAGAAACCTGAACCTGAGGCATTCTCCGGTAATGGCACCACTTCCGCCGACTATCTTAAGTGGAAGATGGACGTCACCGATTGGTTTGCTGATTATCCCTACGAGTTCGCCTCAGAAACCAAGAAGCTTAGCTACATCCGCCAGAAGACCAAGGACAAGGCTTTCGGATGCCTCCAGCATGGGTACCTCGAACCTGGAGCTGAGTTCGCGCACAGTAACGAGGCTTGGTCTATCCTTGACTCTGTCTATAAGTCGCTGAACACTAGCATCGAAGCTCAGTCCTGGTATGAGAGCTTGAATTCCACTATGAAGCCCACAGAGTCTATGGGTGAGTACATCGCCCGCTTTAACGTCGGCACCTCGGCCCTTCGTTGGCCCGACACCCTCAAGATCCAGTTCATGCGCAACCGGCTGCCTGTATGGTGGCGCGACATGACCGCCATGAAAGTCTTAGAGTCTAGCCTCACCTACCTTGACTTCTGTCAAACCCTTCGTCTCCTCGAACAGTCCAACCCACAACGAGCCACTACAACTGGCAACCGTAGAGGAAATCAGAGTTTAGAAGGTGGCGGGGCGGCGGAGCAGGCGGCAATAAGTCCACTCCCTCTAACGGACCCCGGAACG GTCAAGGTCCTCCGTCACTTAAATCGTTGTTTCAACTGTCTTAAGAAGAATCACACCTTTAAGGCTACAGGAGGTTACTGCTCTAAGGAGCCGGTCGCCTCTTTTGACTCGTACCCCGAAGTTCAGGACGCTCTTGAGAAGGCTATTGCTAACAATGGCGTACCCGTCGGAGAGCCAGCCCGCCCTAAGGTCAAGGGCGCCGCAGCTAGC GGACCTCCCCGGCATGAGAAGCCACCCCCAGTACAACCACCAGCACATCCCCTAATTCCCCCTGCCCCTTCTGTCGAAGacagcgaagaagaagaggagttaCATCCTAACCGCTTTGTCGACGATTCTTTGACCCTAGCCCTTTCCCCTACCGTAGAAGTCAGCTCTGACGATGAGTCCGACCCGGATCCAACACTCCAGGCAATTGCGAACCGTGTCAAGGCTCTAAAACAACAGAGCCAGACTGGATCCCGGATCACCGTCTCGGCCATTGCTGCCGCCGCTATACGCGGTGATAAGTATCAGCCTCTAGTAGGCCAGCAATTAGTCTTTAAAGGAATCATTTCTTCTCATCGCTCCTCTCCTCAACACGTCGAAATCATGGGTGACACTGGTTGTGCTTCTCTCTTCATTGATTCTTCTCATGCCCGCGCACATAAATACGACCTTATCTCTCTCTCCCAGCCTGCTACTCTAGAACTCGCTGATGGCTCTCTAGTGGCAGGCGTTACCCATATGGCCCGGGTAACTGTCACATTTGGCACCCACACCGAAGATGTCCTAGCCTATGTCACCAAACTCTCTGGTGTCCAAATGATCCTAGGAACGCCCTGGTTCCAAACCCATGAACCCCGAGTTAACTGGAAAGACATGTCTCTAAGTTTTGACTCGGAGCACTGTCTAATTAACTGTatccacgaccaccgaccCTGTCACACTCAGAGCAGCCGGCACCACAAGCAACCTCTCCCCCAGGTCCCTGACCCTTGCCGGAAGGTTGCTCGTCACCCCAAAGCACCCCCACCAATTGATGTAGCTTTCATCTCTAGCCGCGTAGCCGCGGCAGCCGTCTGTCACGACCAGGACATTTGTATCACCTCTTACGATGAAATCGGCCGCATCGCCGAGCTATCCGACAAGGAATGGGAGGACACTCAGCACCTACGTGCTGCAGGAGCCAAA CCAGGTGGAGGCATCCGCATATGCGTCGACTATCGCGGTCTGAACgcccacactgtcaagaACCGAAATGCCCCACCACTAATCCGGGACATGCTTGCTAAGCTCTCAAAATCGCGATACTTCTCCAAGGTAGATGTGATCGCCGCATTCAATAAGATACGCATCAAAGAAGAACATAAACACCTCTCCGCCTTCATCACGCCCTACGGACTGTACCAATACACTGTTATGCCCTTCGGCATGTGCAATAGCCCAGGAACCTTCCAAGCATACATTAACGACGTCCTACACGAATATCTCGATGAGTTCTGCATGGCTTACTTAGACGATGTAATTATCTTTAGTGAGACTCTTGATCAACACGAGAAGCACCTAGTACAGGTAGTCTCTCGGCTCGCAGACGCCGGATTGCCTATGGACATTCTTAAATCCGACTTCATAACGACAGAGGTTAAATTCCTCGGGCTTATCATCACCGCCGACGGTATTAAAATGGACCCAGACAAAGTCAGCGCCATTCAGGACTGGAAGCTTCCGCAATCTCTAAAAGATGTACAAGCCTTTTTAGGTTTTGCTAACTTCTACCGCCGATTTATACGCGGTTTCTCGGATATCGCAAAACCTTTAACGCATCTCACTAAGGGCGACCCTAAGCTATTCAAGATGACTAAAGAAGCTGAGCGCTCCTTCCTCGCACTGAAAGTCGCCTTCTGTAGCGACGTGGTGCTCGCCCACTTTGACCCCGACCTAAAGACTATCGTAGAAACTGACGCGTCTGACTATGTGTACGCAGCAGTGCTCTCCCAGGTCCAGCCAGACGGATCAGTCCGGCCGGTCGCCTATCTCTCAAAGAAGATGTCGCCCACAGAGTGTAATTACGAGAtatacgacaaggagctcctcGCTATAGTCCGCGCCTTCGAGGAATGGAGGCCAGAACTCGCAGGAGTTCCTGAGGCGGTAGAAGTGCTAACAGACCATCGCGGGCTCGAATACTTCCGCTCTAAACGCAATCTCAATCGTCGACAAGCCCGCTGGGCTGAGTTCCTAGAGGAATTCGACTTTCGCATACAATACCGCCCTGGTAAACAGGGTACTAAACCCGACAGCCTTACCCGCCGGACAGGAGACTTGCCAGACTCAGTCACGGACGACCGGGTCCAGCACCAATGCCAGACTATCCTAGGTTCCAACCGATGGGGCGGCAGCTATGCCGCTGTACGCCTCGCCGGAGTATGCCTGGGCGACAATCCTTGCGACCTAGGCTCCGTCCTTACACTGATGCAAGAGAGCGGCGAAGGCGCTTCACTGTCCACCTCTACAATGTTGGTAGGGTTAGCCCGCTTCTCCCTAAAGGGCACCCATGACCCATATGACGACATCGAAGGAGCCGACGATCGCCCCCTCGACGATGTCCTCTTAGAACTCTGCCTTAGCGACCCACGCCTACGCGATGTAAAGACAGCCCTCGCTTCTAATGACCGCCGTATCCCACATTACCTCATAGCGGAAGGCATTCGGATGGAACTAGCCGACCTAGAAGCCAGCAACGACGGCAAGCTATTTATTGGCAACGGGCGTCTTGTCGTCCCCTTCAGTGAGAAACTCCGTACGAGGATTATCGCACACATCCACAATAGCCTACCGGGCGGCCACGGAGGTCGCACGACGACGTACCAACAAGTAAGCCAGTGGTACTACTGGCAGGGCATGACGAACACAATTGCGCGCTTTACCAACAACTGTCTAACCTGTAAACGCTCTAAGGTTAACCGCACCGCCAAACATAGTTTGCTTCACCCGCTGCCTGTCCCTACTCAGTACTGGGATGACATATCCATCGACTTCATCACCCCACTGCCTAAGTCAACCTGGTGTGGTCACTCTTACCAACACATCATGGTCGTGGTTGACCGTCTATCAAAAATGAAGAAGTTCATTGCAATGGAAAACCTAGAGGTGCCTACAGTCGTTGACAAGTTTATGGAATACATCTGGAAAGAGGAAGGATACCCAAGGACTCTTGTATCAGATCGGGGCCGCCAATTCACGTCACATTTCTGGAATCGCCTGTGTGCCCAGGTGGGAACGCACCCTAAACTCTCTACCTCCCATCACCCAGAAACCGACGGTCAGACCGAGAATGCAAACGCCGATCTCAAACAATACCTAAGGGCGTACGTTAACTACCTACAGACGGATTGGGCCCAGCTATTGCCTTTAGCAGAATTTGAAGCCAATTCGGCCATTAGCACAGCTACCGGGTTATCTCCGTTCCTCGCCACAAAGGGACGCCAACCGCGATCTGGACTGGAGCCCGCTCACCTTCTGCGCCCCCTTAACAACCACCCTACTATCGCCCAACAGCAACGGAACGCTGATGCCCTCGCCCAGCGCATTGACACAACGCGCACCTTCCTGCGACAACAAATCCTATGGGCTCAAGACAAGATGAAAGAGTTCGCAGACGCGAACCGATACCCAGCACCACGGTTCGACGTGGGTGACTGGGTGATGCTGAACGCCCGCCACATTAAAACCGAAAGACCAGTTAAGTCACTAGACCACAAGAATATAGGGCCATACCAGATCACTCGGGTCATTGACAACATGGCCTACGAACTAGACCTCCCTCCTCAGCTTAAAGCTATCTTCCCAGCCTTCCACCCATGGCTCCTACAACCGTACGAGGACGACGCCTTACCCGGACAACCTCGTCCAGGCGATGCCGCTCCCCCCGAAGTCCACCTTGGCAACGATGGAGTCACAGAATACGTGGTCTCCCAAGTCCTAGACTCTCGCATACGACGCAATCTCGTCGACCCTCACACAGGTGAGCGTGGATTGCTGCAATACAAGGTGGAATGGGTGGGCGACGATCAGTCAGAGCCATGGCAGCCCTACCATAACCTGCGCAGCTGTAAAGAGTCAGTCCAGGACTTTCACAGCCGCAACCCTGGCCGACCAGGACCACACGCCACATTTCATGACTACGATGACGACGGACAGCTCGCTATAGCCCTGCTCCAGCTACTAGATAGCAAGTACTCAAATAAGTTTGCGCCTCAGTCGGAACTTTGA
- a CDS encoding ProP, Permease major facilitator superfamily, producing the protein MARIRCRREIPILTTGPASMTLTILTTGVYGSASITPRYQHYSASHTFGTSVYSPSIANITHHFQISRTVAILGLTLYTLGLDFGPIFTAPLSEGHARKIVYLISSPIFMLFTLGAGFSKSFASVCVCRFFAGFFGSPALAVGAGTNADLFPSYRRAVTTSLFLMAPFVGPALGPVVGGFVAQYNNWQWTQWCMLFITIVVYIAALPMKETYKPIILKKRAIKAGILIKDEDKDIKRLFVLKFVRPIHMLSTEIGLTFISIAIGVFLGGMTAIIIDRTIYQKKHRKATTSNKFHVEPEHRLYSAMADCWGIFVGLFWFGWCADNGVHWGPTLVGAVPFAWGNICVFTSSALYLTDVYGPMNGASAMAANGIARYTLSAVFPLFTVQMYEALGIGCAASLLGFLALAMIPIPFLFYKYGPTIRAKSKYPVVM; encoded by the exons ATGGCTAGGATTCGTTGCCGTCGCGAGATCCCAATCCTAACGACTGGACCGGCCTCGATGACCCTGACAATCCTCACAACTGGGGTATATGGAAGCGCGTCTATCACGCCACGATACCAGCATTATTCGGCTTCACA TACTTTCGGGACATCGGTGTACAGTCCGTCCATCGCAAACATCACGCATCATTTCCAGATCTCGCGAACCGTCGCTATTCTCGGCTTGACGCTCTACACACTGGGTCTTGACTTCGGTCCTATCTTCACTGCGCCGCTAAGCGAAGGCCACGCGCGGAAAATAGTTTATCTAATCTCATCGCCAATCTTCATGCTCTTCACGCTTGGCGCTGGGTTCTCAAAAAGCTTTGCCAGCGTCTGCGTATGCAGGTTCTTCGCGGGTTTCTTTGGCAGTCCGGCACTTGCAGTTGGTGCGGGGACAAATGCGGATCTCTTCCCGTCCTATAGACGGGCCGTAACTACGAGCTTGTTCTTGATGGCACCTTTTGTAGGTCCGGCTCTGGG ACCAGTCGTTGGAGGCTTCGTCGCACAGTACAATAATTGGCAGTGGACGCAATGGTGCATGCTCTTCATCACGATCGTCGTATACATTGCCGCTCTCCCTATGAAAGAGACCTATAAGCCGATCATCTTGAAGAAACGAGCTATCAAAGCCGGAATTCTCATCAAGGACGAAGACAAAGACATCAAGCGATTGTTTGTTTTGAAATTTGTACGACCTATACATATGCTATCAACAGAG ATCGGTCTTACATTCATCTCCATCGCCATCGGCGTCTTTCTCGGTGGCATGACGGCAATCATCATAGACCGCACAATCTACCAGAAGAAGCATCGCAAGGCAACCACCTCCAACAAGTTTCATGTCGAGCCGGAGCACCGCTTATACAGCGCAATGGCTGATTGCTGGGGTATATTTGTTGGACTTTTCTGGTTTGGCTGGTGCGCTGATAATGGTGTTCACTGGGGGCCAACGCTAGTCGGCGCTGTGCCATTTGCATGGGGAAACATATGCGTGTTT ACATCATCCGCGCTTTACTTGACAGATGTGTATGGTCCTATGAACGGCGCTTCGGCAATGGCAGCAAATGGTATTGCAAGATACACGCTGAGTGCTGTCTTTCCTCTCTTCACTGTACAAA TGTATGAAGCCCTCGGCATTGGCTGTGCAGCATCTCTCCTCGGGTTCCTTGCTCTGGCTATGATACCCATTCCCTTCCTGTTCTACAAATACGGTCCCACCATCAGAGCTAAGAGTAAGTATCCTGTAGTCATGTGA